The DNA region GAACGCGATGACGTCGTGCTTGACCTGCGCTTCGATCTCGTCGATCCGGGCTGCCTCAAAGCCGGCCTTGTCGCGAATGCGCTGCAACGCTTCAGCGGGAATGTGGCCCAGTTCGGCGTGCGCTTCGCAGGCGGCCAGCTCCACCTGCAACCAGGTGCGATATTTGTTTTCGTCGCTCCACAACGCGCCCATGGCGGGTCTGGTGTATCGGCTGATCATGTCTTTCGTCTCTGCAGAGTTTTAGGATGCGCTTCCAGCACGACTTGGATGCTGCGAAAGCCCGAATTGCGAAACACGCGCAGCTGCAGCCGGTCGCCCTCTTTTAAATCCAGATTGCCGATAATGGCCTCGACATCCGCAAAGGTGTTCACGTCCTTGCCGTTCAGCTGAACGATGACATCGCCCACCTCGAGGCCGGCCTTTTGCGCCGGGCTGTTGCGGTCGATATCAGTGACGATGACGCCGCGGCTGTTGGACAGGCCGAGATAGCGCGCGATCGTCGCATTCATCTGGTCGTAATGAATGCCGGTCCAGAAGCTGCGATTGACCCGGCCGTAGTTGATCAGGTCGTTGAGAATGCGCTTGACCCGGTTGATGGGCAGTGCGAATCCCAATCCGATGCTGGCGGATTTTGTGTCCGAGCCGGAGATGATCCAGGTGTTGACGCCGATGACCTCGCCGTTGGCGTTGACCAGCGGTCCGCCGCTGTTGCCGCCGTTGATGGCGGCGTCGGTCTGCAGCATGTCTTCGAAGATACGGTCGTTGCTCTGCCGGCCAAAATCCTGATCCTTGCCGCTGATGACGCCGACGGTGACGGTGGGGCGGCTGCTGACATCAAACAGTCCGAACGGATTGCCCAGCGCGATCACCCATTCGCCGATAAGAACGTCGTCCGAATCTCCCAATCGGGCGTAGGGGAATTGTTCGCCTTCGATCTTGAGCACCGCGATATCCGAGGTGTAGTCTTCGCCGATCTCCCGGGCGATGTATTGTTTGCCGCCGACGCAGGTGACGACGATCTCCGTCGCCTGGTCGACGACATGCTGGTTGGTCAGGATGTAGCCCTCGGCGGAGATGAGGAATCCGGAACCCAGGCTTTTGACCTGTTTTTTAATAATTCCGTCCTGGAAAAAATGGCGGAAAAAGGGATCGTCGGAAAAGGGATTGCGTTGATAGAAGCTTTGCACTTGTGTGACGTTGATGCCGACCACTGCGGGACTCACTTCAGCGACGGCGCGGGTGATGGCATTGCTGCGCGAGGGAGAGAGTTCGTCGCCGATGGTGCGGCCGGTGCCCAGCCCCAGCGAATCGCGCGAGGATCGCGTCCAGCGGTCGGTGGCGTTCGCCCGATTGTCGGTTCCGGAGCACACCATCATGGAGAGCCAAATGGTCAGGACAGCCAAGCCGAGCAACAGCGTACGGTTAAACGGTTTTTTGCTCACTAGGTATCGCATTCTACATGGAGTTTGGTGACGTTGTTATGTGTGTTCTGCCGGTGCTGGCGTATGGGTCGCAGCCGGAGCGCAACCGGCGTCCGCTCAACGGCTCTTGACTTTCTCCCAATCCTTGAGAAAAGTCTGCACGCCCAAATCGGTCAACGGATGACGGACCAGCTGTTCGA from bacterium includes:
- a CDS encoding trypsin-like serine protease, producing MSKKPFNRTLLLGLAVLTIWLSMMVCSGTDNRANATDRWTRSSRDSLGLGTGRTIGDELSPSRSNAITRAVAEVSPAVVGINVTQVQSFYQRNPFSDDPFFRHFFQDGIIKKQVKSLGSGFLISAEGYILTNQHVVDQATEIVVTCVGGKQYIAREIGEDYTSDIAVLKIEGEQFPYARLGDSDDVLIGEWVIALGNPFGLFDVSSRPTVTVGVISGKDQDFGRQSNDRIFEDMLQTDAAINGGNSGGPLVNANGEVIGVNTWIISGSDTKSASIGLGFALPINRVKRILNDLINYGRVNRSFWTGIHYDQMNATIARYLGLSNSRGVIVTDIDRNSPAQKAGLEVGDVIVQLNGKDVNTFADVEAIIGNLDLKEGDRLQLRVFRNSGFRSIQVVLEAHPKTLQRRKT